In Columba livia isolate bColLiv1 breed racing homer chromosome 20, bColLiv1.pat.W.v2, whole genome shotgun sequence, a genomic segment contains:
- the ATP2A3 gene encoding sarcoplasmic/endoplasmic reticulum calcium ATPase 3 isoform X4: MEAAHSLPVLDVLRRFGVTESCGLSPEQVRRNREKYGPNELPAEEGKSLWELVLEQFEDLLVRILLMAAFLSFILAWFEEEEETTTAFVEPIVIIMILIANAVVGVWQERNAESAIEALKEYEPEMGKVIRADRSGVQRIRARDIVPGDIVEVAVGDKVPADIRIIEIRSTTLRVDQSILTGESVSVIKHADPIPDPRAVNQDKKNMLFSGTNIAAGKAVGVVIATGVYTEIGKIRNQMVETEPEKTPLQQKLDEFSQQLSKVIFLVCIAVWVINVSHFSDPVHGGSWFRGAIYYFKISVALAVAAIPEGLPAVITTCLALGTRRMAKKNAIVRSLPSVETLGCTSVICSDKTGTLTTNQMSVCRMFIMEKVEGAQCSLHEFSITGSTYAPEGQILKDEQPVRCGQYDGLVELATICALCNDSSLDYNESKKVYEKVGEATETALTCLVEKMNVFDTDTSKLSKVERANACNSVIKQLMRKECTLEFSRDRKSMSVYCTPTGPSQNSTGSKMFVKGAPESVIERCTHVRVGTAKVPLTAPVREKILSRIRDWGMGIDTLRCLALATQDAPVPRENMQLHDSTAFVHYENNLTFVGCVGMLDPPRKEVTSSIEMCRKAGIRVIMITGDNKGTAVAICRRIGIFSESEDVAGKAYTGREFDELPPEAQRQACQHARCFARVEPAHKSRIVEYLQSFHEITAMTGDGVNDAPALKKAEIGIAMGSGTAVAKSAAEMVLSDDNFSTIVSAVEEGRAIYNNMKQFIRYLISSNVGEVVCIFLTAILGLPEALIPVQLLWVNLVTDGLPATALGFNPPDLDIMDKLPRNPREPLISGWLFFRYLAIGVYVGLATVGAATWWFLYDAEGPQVSFHQLRNFMRCTKDNPIFEGIDCEIFESRYPTTMALSVLVTIEMCNALNSVSENQSLLRMPPWLNIWLLGAIVMSMALHFLILYVKPMPLIFQVTPLNWPQWVVVMKISLPVILLDEGLKYLSRNHLDEEDKK; encoded by the exons AGCTCCCTGCAGAAGAAG GAAAGTCCCTCTGGGAGTTGGTGCTGGAGCAGTTTGAAGATCTCCTCGTCCGCATCCTTTTGATGGCAGCTTTCCTGTCGTTT ATCCTGGCATGGtttgaagaagaagaggagaccaCGACAGCGTTTGTGGAGCCCATTGTCATTATCATGATCCTGATCGCCAATGCTGTGGTAGGCGTGTGGCAG GAGAGAAATGCCGAGAGCGCCATCGAAGCCTTGAAGGAGTACGAGCCCGAGATGGGGAAGGTGATCCGCGCTGACCGCAGTGGGGTGCAGCGGATCCGCGCCCGAGACATCGTCCCTGGGGACATCGTGGAGGTGGCAG TTGGTGACAAGGTGCCGGCGGACATTCGGATCATTGAAATCCGGTCCACAACCCTGCGGGTTGATCAGTCCATCCTCACAG GGGAGTCCGTGTCGGTGATCAAACATGCTGACCCCATCCCCGACCCCCGGGCTGTCAACCAGGACAAGAAGAACATGCTTTTCTCT gGCACCAACATCGCAGCTGGGAAGGCCGTAGGGGTCGTCATTGCAACAGGGGTCTACACTGAGATCGGGAAGATCCGAAACCAGATGGTGGAGACCGAGCCCGAGAAGACCCCCTTGCAGCAGAAGCTAGACGAGTTCAGCCAGCAGCTCTCCAAAGTCATCTTCCTGGTGTGCATTGCTGTCTGGGTCATCAACGTCAGCCACTTCAGCGACCCCGTCCACGGGGGCTCCTGGTTTCGGGGGGCCATCTACTATTTCAAGATTTCAGTAGCGCTGGCGGTGGCCGCCATTCCCGAGGGCCTCCCGGCCGTCATCACCACCTGTCTGGCGCTAGGCACGCGCCGCATGGCCAAGAAGAACGCCATCGTCCGGAGCCTGCCCTCGGTGGAGACCCTGGGCTGCACCTCCGTCATCTGCTCTGACAAGACCGGCACCCTCACCACCAACCAGATGTCCGTGTGCCGG ATGTTCATTATGGAGAAGGTGGAGGGCGCCCAGTGCAGCCTGCACGAGTTCAGCATCACTGGCTCCACATATGCCCCCGAGGGACAGAT CCTGAAGGACGAGCAGCCGGTGCGGTGCGGGCAGTACGACGGGCTGGTGGAGCTGGCCACCATCTGCGCCCTCTGCAATGACTCCTCGCTGGACTACAACGAG TCCAAGAAAGTCTATGAGAAGGTGGGAGAAGCCACTGAAACAGCCCTGACGTGCCTTGTGGAGAAGATGAATGTCTTCGACACCGACACCAGCAAACTGTCCAAGGTGGAGCGAGCCAATGCCTGCAATTCG GTGATCAAGCAGCTGATGAGGAAGGAGTGCACCCTGGAGTTCTCCCGTGACCGCAAGTCCATGTCAGTGTACTGCACACCCACCGGCCCCAGCCAGAATTCCACTGGCAGCAAAATGTTTGTCAAG gGCGCCCCGGAAAGCGTGATCGAGCGCTGCACCCACGTCCGCGTGGGCACTGCCAAGGTCCCACTGACAGCCCCCGTGAGGGAGAAGATCCTGAGCAGGATCCGGGACTGGGGCATGGGCATCGACACGCTGCGCTGCCTGGCCCTGGCCACCCAGGACGCACCCGTGCCCAGGGAGAACATGCAGCTGCACGACTCCACCGCCTTCGTCCACTACGAG AATAACCTGACCTTTGTGGGCTGCGTGGGGATGCTGGACCCTCCCCGCAAGGAGGTCACCTCCTCCATCGAGATGTGCCGCAAGGCCGGCATCCGTGTCATCATGATCACGGGGGACAACAAGGGCACGGCAGTGGCCATCTGCCGCAGGATCGGCATCTTCTCAGAGAGCGAGGACGTGGCCGGCAAAGCCTACACGGGCCGGGAGTTCGACGAGCTGCCCCCCGAGGCGCAGCGGCAGGCATGCCAGCATGCCCGATGCTTCGCCCGCGTGGAGCCGGCACACAAGTCCCGCATTGTCGAGTACCTCCAGTCCTTCCACGAGATCACCGCCATG ACAGGTGATGGCGTCAATGATGCCCCGGCCCTGAAGAAAGCTGAGATCGGCATTGCCATGGGGTCGGGCACAGCGGTCGCCAAATCGGCTGCTGAGATGGTGCTCTCTGATGACAACTTCTCCACCATCGTGTCAGCCGTTGAGGAGGGCAGAGCTATTTACAACAACATGAAGCAGTTCATCCGCTATCTCATCTCCTCCAACGTCGGGGAGGTCGTTTG TATCTTCCTGACAGCCATCCTGGGCTTGCCCGAGGCCCTCATCCCCgtgcagctgctgtgggtgaACCTGGTGACGGACGGGCTGCCAGCCACCGCGCTGGGCTTCAACCCCCCCGACCTGGACATCATGGACAAGCTGCCCCGAAACCCCAGGGAGCCCCTCATCAGCGGGTGGCTCTTCTTCCGCTACCTGGCCATCGGAG TGTACGTGGGCCTGGCCACGGTGGGTGCAGCGACATGGTGGTTCCTGTATGACGCCGAGGGACCGCAGGTCTCCTTCCATCAGCTG AGGAACTTCATGAGGTGCACCAAGGACAACCCCATCTTTGAAGGAATCGACTGTGAGATCTTCGAGTCCCGATATCCAACCACGATGGCTCTGTCCGTGCTGGTGACAATTGAAATGTGCAACGCTCTGAACAG TGTCTCTGAGAACCAGTCGCTGCTGCGGATGCCACCGTGGCTCAACATCTGGCTGCTGGGGGCTATCGTTATGTCCATGGCTCTGCATTTCCTCATCCTCTATGTCAAGCCCATGCCG CTCATCTTCCAGGTGACCCCGCTGAACTGGCCTCAGTGGGTGGTTGTGATGAAGATCTCGCTGCCCGTCATCCTGCTGGACGAAGGACTCAAGTACCTTTCCCGCAACCACCTGGACG AAGAGGACAAGAAATGA